A single region of the bacterium genome encodes:
- a CDS encoding cytochrome c3 family protein, with protein MKIRILFLFLLTAAVAAGAAGAGRPSPKGACLVCHKLKTPNLYADWHSSAHAKNGVTCLDCHEARASEPDSYAHGGATISLFVTPKDCAGCHEVETSQYARSGHAGAAVDLESIDPGLRANYGEPGSCSKCHGGHARRDPDRPIGQPVVPRPEHGVGRLNQDGSLGACTPCHAEHRFARDVARKDSTCTACHGEEHRPRHEGAILAAGGRRAGVPPLDSQVACASCHMSVGRGRPVSHLIQRKGQ; from the coding sequence ATGAAGATCCGGATCCTGTTCCTGTTTTTGTTGACGGCGGCGGTTGCCGCGGGCGCCGCCGGTGCCGGGCGGCCCTCTCCCAAGGGCGCATGCCTGGTCTGTCACAAGTTGAAGACGCCAAATTTGTACGCGGACTGGCACTCCTCCGCCCATGCCAAGAACGGAGTGACCTGCCTGGACTGCCATGAGGCGCGGGCCAGCGAACCGGATTCCTATGCCCATGGTGGAGCCACCATTTCACTTTTCGTGACCCCGAAGGATTGCGCCGGATGCCATGAGGTGGAGACAAGCCAGTACGCGCGCTCCGGACACGCCGGCGCCGCTGTGGATCTGGAGAGCATCGACCCCGGGCTGCGCGCCAATTACGGCGAGCCCGGGTCCTGCAGCAAGTGCCATGGTGGTCACGCCCGTCGCGATCCCGACCGGCCCATCGGCCAGCCCGTGGTGCCCCGTCCGGAACACGGCGTGGGTCGCCTGAACCAGGACGGATCGCTGGGGGCCTGCACGCCTTGTCATGCCGAACACCGCTTTGCCAGGGACGTGGCGCGCAAAGACTCAACTTGCACGGCCTGCCACGGGGAGGAACACCGTCCCCGGCATGAAGGCGCCATTCTTGCCGCCGGCGGACGGCGCGCGGGCGTGCCCCCCCTGGACAGTCAAGTGGCGTGCGCCAGTTGCCACATGTCCGTGGGGCGGGGGCGGCCAGTGTCGCATCTCATCCAGCGCAAGGGACAGTGA
- a CDS encoding NapC/NirT family cytochrome c, whose amino-acid sequence MNLAYFRNIWLAVLRSLAINNISRAGVAITTSAFVSFFFFEISMLTGVLHNPYVGMITYLGIPMLFILGLMLIPISWVWEARRRKCSIKALLWERFDRRMLERRARGALALRVLVIMSFVNVGFISVVGFQAAKHMDESEFCGTTCHTVMGPEWAVYQGSPHARVQCVHCHIGEGVGALVDAKLNGAWQMIALSLGIYERPIPTPVHNLRPARFTCEKCHWPALFHGNQFKNIVHYEEDESSTPRHTTLMMKTGSGEPGHEHGSHWHVSPSNQVHYASLDDKGETMVWVDMRLPDGGVRRYHNKSLSKADAERAGLTHTMDCVDCHNRATHVFELPAVAVDQRIRLGLISRDLPYIKRQALAALVQAYPDRDAAMTGIDASIRGFYHQEYPELAMARATALDSAVTTVQAIHRRNIHPDMKVVWGSYPNHLGHGSTSGGCFRCHNQDMVDDSGAGIPDDCVLCHSILSNDEPEPYLYLFRPDEYAPRETQEMQRFLRTEFWEYTRDAVEKGARPNQSPPDWFNKAAGRESGD is encoded by the coding sequence ATGAACCTGGCGTACTTCAGAAACATCTGGCTGGCGGTGTTGCGCAGTCTGGCCATCAACAACATCAGTCGCGCCGGCGTGGCCATCACGACCTCGGCATTCGTCTCCTTCTTCTTCTTTGAGATCAGCATGCTGACCGGGGTCCTTCACAACCCCTACGTGGGCATGATCACCTACCTGGGCATTCCCATGCTGTTCATCCTGGGCCTGATGTTGATCCCGATCAGCTGGGTGTGGGAGGCACGACGCCGGAAATGCAGCATCAAGGCCCTGTTGTGGGAGAGGTTCGATCGACGCATGCTGGAGCGTCGTGCGCGCGGCGCATTGGCCTTGCGTGTGCTGGTCATCATGAGCTTCGTCAATGTGGGCTTCATCAGCGTGGTGGGATTCCAGGCGGCCAAGCACATGGACGAATCTGAATTCTGCGGCACCACGTGCCACACGGTGATGGGTCCGGAATGGGCCGTGTATCAGGGGTCTCCGCACGCCCGTGTGCAATGCGTGCATTGTCACATCGGCGAAGGCGTGGGTGCCCTGGTGGACGCCAAGCTCAACGGCGCGTGGCAGATGATCGCCCTGTCCCTGGGCATCTATGAACGGCCGATTCCCACTCCGGTCCACAACTTGCGCCCGGCCCGCTTCACCTGCGAGAAGTGTCATTGGCCCGCGCTTTTCCACGGCAACCAATTCAAGAACATCGTTCACTACGAAGAGGACGAAAGCTCCACGCCGCGCCACACGACCCTGATGATGAAGACCGGGTCGGGCGAGCCGGGGCATGAGCACGGCAGTCATTGGCACGTGTCCCCCAGCAATCAAGTGCATTACGCGTCCCTGGATGACAAGGGCGAAACCATGGTCTGGGTTGACATGCGGTTGCCCGACGGAGGGGTGCGTCGCTACCACAACAAGTCCTTGTCGAAGGCGGACGCCGAGCGTGCTGGACTAACACACACGATGGACTGCGTGGATTGCCACAACCGGGCCACGCATGTCTTCGAGCTGCCTGCGGTTGCCGTGGATCAGCGGATTCGCCTGGGACTCATCAGCCGGGATCTGCCCTACATCAAGCGTCAGGCGCTGGCCGCTCTTGTGCAGGCGTACCCTGATCGCGACGCCGCGATGACGGGGATTGACGCAAGCATTCGCGGATTCTATCATCAGGAATACCCCGAACTTGCCATGGCCCGCGCCACCGCCCTGGACTCCGCGGTCACGACGGTGCAGGCCATCCACCGGCGCAACATTCATCCGGACATGAAGGTGGTCTGGGGGAGCTACCCCAACCACCTGGGTCACGGCAGCACCTCAGGGGGCTGTTTTCGGTGTCACAATCAAGACATGGTGGATGATTCGGGAGCCGGCATCCCGGACGACTGCGTGCTCTGTCATTCGATCCTCTCCAACGACGAGCCGGAGCCTTATCTCTATCTGTTCCGGCCGGACGAGTACGCGCCGCGGGAAACACAGGAGATGCAGCGATTCCTGCGGACGGAATTCTGGGAATACACACGGGATGCAGTGGAAAAGGGCGCCCGCCCGAATCAGTCACCACCGGACTGGTTCAACAAGGCGGCGGGCCGCGAATCCGGGGATTGA
- the msrB gene encoding peptide-methionine (R)-S-oxide reductase MsrB, whose amino-acid sequence MSEASRPDSADLKARLSPEQFRVTQERGTEAPYTGQYWNHHEDGRYSCVVCGVTLFQSETKYDSGCGWPSFFTAENDRVATRPDSSHGMQRTEIVCANCGAHLGHVFEDGPQPTGLRYCVNSASLDFEKK is encoded by the coding sequence ATGAGCGAGGCAAGTCGACCCGATTCCGCCGACCTCAAGGCCCGCCTCAGCCCCGAGCAGTTCCGCGTGACCCAGGAGCGCGGCACCGAGGCGCCCTACACCGGCCAGTACTGGAACCACCACGAGGACGGCCGCTACAGCTGCGTGGTCTGCGGCGTCACCCTCTTCCAGTCGGAGACCAAGTACGACAGCGGCTGCGGCTGGCCCAGTTTCTTCACCGCCGAGAACGACCGCGTCGCCACCCGGCCGGACAGCAGCCACGGCATGCAGCGCACGGAGATCGTCTGCGCCAATTGCGGCGCCCACCTGGGCCACGTTTTCGAGGACGGCCCCCAGCCCACCGGCCTGCGCTACTGCGTCAACTCAGCATCCCTGGATTTCGAGAAGAAATGA
- a CDS encoding DUF2235 domain-containing protein, with protein sequence MSACGLPDLTGLSDVDRWKRGVHCDVGGGYAETGLSNGALQWMIEEAQAQG encoded by the coding sequence ATGTCGGCCTGCGGCCTGCCCGATCTGACCGGCTTGTCCGACGTCGACCGCTGGAAGCGCGGCGTGCACTGCGACGTGGGGGGCGGCTACGCCGAGACCGGCCTCTCCAACGGCGCTCTGCAGTGGATGATCGAGGAGGCCCAGGCCCAGGGTTAG
- a CDS encoding cytochrome c3 family protein has translation MAKIRPLVIPSQNLTFRVLLLALLCASSNSLAVVSRAEHLRQCIICHINWGDDFDRLEPFLPPLKNPVILDGEPARNSSEEMCWSCHDGYVKDSRTAFRPGDIHLRKLPKGFSTGSLPLDLNGDVYCGTCHTPHTHKMGRKYELSPFIRDGILASELCLNCHADHAGNAGNHPIHAQLKDGRGASLTNSFTPRDRVECLSCHKMHSAHPTRNTEGKDRGRLCAACHEPQQEVLSTRHSLSSGKPGEHDACSTCHAPHANASPDSRGNALCQRCHAAPQSHSEDAAHAWGHPLGAVPEGSGDLPLRQGHVACITCHDPHRWSVGGETDAGQPGTPGTSFLRRMDQAEDGLCLSCHPGQASILASDHGADEPLFISLSGQSVWRCSSCHDAHGRDVLATSPDGPAEAGLLSPATRLCLRCHEDAAANTPGLSSVGEFSHPVGRGIGALRPSWLPRLADERIGCETCHDPHQWSPVGAAWARGMNGDDASSFLRAGNHDGALCMDCHTNQGSILGSMHDRRGMPGESPNPCAACHSPHQAATPALLSSAVAGSNLGHLMPESDWAEGSRERQPDNWTTGAIGCLACHHDSGVGQRVPKAWFHPAWEKGPLPSIVPEERRYLHVDCRTCHNPHQPWREGREHGRVQFLTAESSETLCATCHGDEALWRFNYFHNPDRRRP, from the coding sequence ATGGCCAAGATCCGGCCCCTTGTGATCCCAAGCCAGAACCTGACCTTTCGCGTCCTCCTGCTGGCATTGCTGTGTGCTTCATCCAACAGCCTTGCCGTGGTATCGCGCGCCGAGCACCTCCGTCAGTGCATCATCTGCCATATCAACTGGGGCGACGATTTTGACCGCCTGGAGCCCTTCCTGCCTCCCCTGAAGAACCCGGTGATCCTGGACGGCGAGCCGGCGCGCAACAGCTCGGAAGAAATGTGCTGGTCCTGCCACGATGGCTACGTGAAGGACAGCCGCACTGCGTTTCGCCCCGGCGACATCCATTTGCGGAAACTCCCCAAGGGTTTTTCCACGGGCAGTCTTCCGCTCGACCTGAATGGCGACGTCTATTGCGGCACCTGCCACACGCCGCACACGCACAAAATGGGGCGCAAGTACGAGCTGTCGCCCTTCATCCGAGACGGCATTCTCGCCTCGGAGCTTTGCCTCAACTGTCATGCGGACCACGCGGGCAATGCCGGGAATCACCCGATCCACGCACAGCTCAAGGATGGTCGAGGCGCTTCGCTGACCAATTCCTTCACCCCGCGGGACCGGGTGGAATGCCTCAGTTGCCACAAGATGCACAGCGCGCATCCCACGCGGAACACGGAGGGCAAGGATCGTGGCAGGCTGTGTGCCGCATGCCATGAGCCGCAACAGGAGGTCCTGTCCACCCGTCACAGCCTGTCCAGTGGGAAGCCCGGGGAGCACGACGCCTGCTCGACCTGTCATGCGCCCCACGCCAACGCCTCGCCCGACTCTCGCGGCAACGCCCTTTGCCAACGCTGTCACGCGGCGCCGCAATCCCACAGCGAGGACGCCGCGCATGCCTGGGGCCATCCCTTGGGCGCGGTGCCGGAGGGAAGTGGCGACTTGCCCCTGCGACAAGGCCACGTGGCTTGCATCACCTGCCACGATCCGCATCGGTGGTCCGTCGGAGGCGAGACCGACGCAGGCCAGCCCGGCACGCCGGGAACCAGTTTCCTGCGGCGCATGGACCAGGCTGAAGATGGCCTTTGCCTGAGTTGCCACCCAGGCCAAGCTTCCATTCTGGCCTCCGACCATGGCGCCGACGAACCGCTTTTCATCTCCCTCTCGGGTCAGTCGGTGTGGCGCTGCAGCAGTTGTCACGATGCCCACGGCCGCGACGTGCTGGCCACCAGTCCCGATGGTCCCGCCGAGGCCGGCCTGCTAAGCCCGGCCACGCGCCTGTGCCTTCGCTGTCACGAGGATGCCGCAGCCAACACTCCGGGGCTCAGCTCCGTGGGTGAATTCAGCCATCCGGTGGGAAGGGGAATCGGAGCCCTCCGGCCTTCCTGGCTGCCACGCCTTGCGGATGAGCGCATCGGCTGCGAAACCTGCCACGACCCACACCAGTGGAGTCCCGTCGGGGCTGCATGGGCACGGGGCATGAACGGCGACGATGCCTCCAGTTTCCTTCGCGCGGGCAATCATGACGGCGCCTTGTGCATGGACTGCCATACCAACCAGGGCTCCATCCTGGGCAGCATGCACGACCGGCGCGGAATGCCCGGCGAATCGCCCAATCCCTGCGCAGCCTGCCACAGTCCGCACCAGGCGGCCACGCCGGCCCTGCTCAGCTCCGCCGTGGCCGGATCGAACCTGGGTCATCTCATGCCCGAATCGGACTGGGCCGAAGGAAGCCGGGAACGGCAGCCCGACAATTGGACAACCGGCGCCATCGGCTGCTTGGCCTGCCACCACGACTCCGGAGTCGGACAGCGCGTGCCCAAGGCCTGGTTCCACCCCGCCTGGGAAAAGGGGCCGCTGCCCTCCATCGTTCCGGAAGAGCGACGCTACCTGCATGTGGATTGCCGCACCTGTCACAATCCACATCAGCCCTGGCGCGAAGGTCGTGAGCATGGACGAGTGCAATTCCTCACGGCCGAGAGCAGCGAGACCCTGTGCGCCACTTGCCATGGCGACGAGGCGCTCTGGCGCTTCAACTACTTCCACAACCCGGACCGTCGGCGCCCATGA
- a CDS encoding ammonia-forming cytochrome c nitrite reductase subunit c552 has translation MKSCTRRCVLAAPLALLVFVVAMPAISATDTCLDCHASPDLKVRAPGLQACYQAWRNSPHAKAGVGCADCHGGGDAATRDQCPSTSERNVNDFRRIPETCGQCHQVLLMTFRESVHFTQLQEAEAGKEGPNCVTCHGSMGASRVETAQVEALCATCHDGVRASDDGIPARARSVLEVLLGVRQFSAWLGLHTQDPELEVNERSKQIAHWHRFELAALEMQSAKQLEELKARVNDVRVKEGQLRREKRKLGQKE, from the coding sequence ATGAAGTCCTGCACCAGACGTTGCGTCCTTGCTGCCCCATTGGCGCTGCTTGTGTTTGTGGTGGCCATGCCCGCCATATCCGCAACCGACACCTGCCTGGATTGCCACGCGTCTCCAGATTTGAAGGTGCGCGCCCCCGGTCTGCAAGCCTGCTACCAAGCCTGGCGCAATTCTCCTCATGCCAAGGCCGGCGTAGGGTGCGCGGACTGCCACGGCGGCGGCGATGCGGCCACCCGGGACCAGTGCCCTTCCACGTCGGAACGGAATGTCAACGACTTCCGCCGGATACCCGAGACCTGCGGCCAGTGCCATCAGGTTCTTCTGATGACCTTTCGCGAGAGCGTGCACTTCACCCAGCTTCAGGAGGCTGAAGCGGGGAAGGAAGGGCCCAATTGCGTGACCTGTCACGGCTCCATGGGAGCATCTCGAGTGGAAACCGCCCAAGTGGAGGCTTTGTGCGCCACCTGTCATGACGGTGTTCGTGCGTCCGACGATGGAATTCCCGCACGAGCGCGATCCGTTCTTGAGGTTCTATTGGGCGTGCGGCAGTTCAGCGCATGGCTGGGACTTCATACCCAGGACCCCGAACTGGAGGTGAACGAGCGAAGCAAGCAGATCGCTCATTGGCATAGATTCGAACTGGCCGCCCTTGAAATGCAAAGCGCAAAACAACTGGAGGAATTGAAAGCCCGAGTGAATGATGTTCGGGTCAAGGAAGGCCAGCTTCGACGTGAAAAGCGAAAACTGGGGCAGAAGGAATAG
- a CDS encoding DUF4139 domain-containing protein: MTRTLTAALLATLMAPVAWCAGSITIYSDGFGLISEERELPLKKGRQEWLFDGVSQQIEPATVLFSCEGVRLLEQNYEYDLVDEGTLLRRYLGQEIEAQLEGGEWLRGTLLAGGMGLILQTAQGVTSLRPEALVAVRYPSLPEGLRLRPALRWELEAQNAGNRKATISYLSGGLGWKAEYVCLLAEDDNSMEMASWVNLGNQTGLTWEDATLQLVAGKVNRVRPAMENWAKAPRMAMAEMADAAGGFAEEAFFEYHLYTLERPVTIRDRQDKQVSLFDPKRVTLAKRYITDSNRGNEVQVELEFVNSKDKGPGLPLPEGTVRLYKLDNRGRRQMVGEDAVKHTPVDERVKLSAGKAFDLVAERKVLDEKRSGRSVDREIEVVLRNRKAKESATIIVRERMWGDWSVLSSDVAWEKKDAGTLEMQVPVKAGETRTVRFRVRHNA, encoded by the coding sequence ATGACCCGCACCCTGACCGCCGCCCTGCTGGCCACGCTGATGGCGCCCGTGGCCTGGTGCGCCGGCTCCATCACCATTTACAGCGACGGCTTCGGCCTGATCAGCGAGGAGCGCGAGTTGCCGCTCAAGAAAGGCCGCCAGGAGTGGCTCTTCGACGGCGTCAGCCAGCAGATCGAGCCGGCCACCGTCCTCTTCTCCTGCGAGGGGGTCCGCCTCCTGGAGCAGAACTACGAGTACGACCTGGTGGACGAGGGCACCCTCTTGCGCCGCTACCTGGGCCAGGAGATCGAGGCCCAGTTGGAGGGCGGCGAGTGGCTGCGCGGCACCCTGCTCGCCGGCGGGATGGGCCTCATCCTGCAGACGGCCCAGGGAGTGACCAGCCTGCGGCCGGAGGCCCTGGTCGCCGTGCGCTATCCCAGCCTGCCGGAGGGTCTGCGCCTGCGGCCCGCCCTGCGCTGGGAGCTGGAGGCGCAGAACGCCGGCAACCGCAAGGCGACGATCAGCTACCTGAGTGGCGGGCTGGGCTGGAAGGCGGAGTACGTCTGCCTGCTGGCCGAGGACGACAACAGCATGGAGATGGCCTCCTGGGTCAACCTCGGCAACCAGACCGGCCTCACCTGGGAGGACGCCACCCTGCAGCTGGTGGCGGGCAAGGTCAACCGGGTGCGGCCCGCCATGGAGAACTGGGCCAAGGCGCCGCGCATGGCCATGGCCGAGATGGCCGACGCCGCCGGCGGCTTCGCCGAGGAGGCCTTCTTCGAGTACCACCTCTACACCCTGGAACGCCCGGTGACCATCCGCGACCGCCAGGACAAGCAGGTTTCCCTCTTCGACCCCAAGCGCGTCACGCTGGCCAAGCGCTACATCACGGACAGCAACCGCGGCAACGAGGTGCAGGTGGAGCTGGAGTTCGTCAACAGCAAGGACAAGGGCCCCGGCCTGCCGCTGCCCGAGGGCACGGTGCGCCTCTACAAGCTGGACAACCGCGGCCGCCGGCAGATGGTGGGCGAGGATGCCGTCAAGCACACGCCGGTGGATGAGAGAGTGAAGCTCAGCGCCGGCAAGGCCTTCGACCTGGTGGCCGAGCGCAAGGTCCTGGACGAGAAGCGCAGCGGACGCAGCGTTGACCGCGAGATCGAGGTCGTCCTGCGCAACCGCAAGGCGAAAGAGTCCGCCACCATCATCGTGCGGGAGCGGATGTGGGGCGACTGGAGCGTCCTCTCATCCGACGTGGCGTGGGAGAAGAAGGACGCCGGCACCCTGGAGATGCAGGTGCCCGTCAAGGCCGGGGAGACGCGCACGGTGCGCTTCCGGGTGAGGCATAACGCGTAG
- a CDS encoding SDR family NAD(P)-dependent oxidoreductase — protein sequence MRTALVTGGNRGIGLALCGQLAQAGVHVLMGCRDEEAGAEALRAVAGAGSITPVELDVADPASIATCARLLDMQGQAVDILVNNAAVLVRGDALTVDETDILESLQVNLLGAWRCCRTFMPPMIARGWGRVVNVSSGWGSFTQGMAGPASYSVSKAALNALTVSLSHGLPPGVLVNAVSPGWVRTRMGGPEADRSPDEGARGLLRLALLPEGGPSGRFIRDEEEVGW from the coding sequence ATGCGCACGGCCCTGGTCACCGGCGGCAACCGCGGCATCGGCCTTGCCCTCTGCGGGCAACTGGCCCAAGCCGGCGTACACGTGCTGATGGGATGCCGCGACGAGGAGGCCGGCGCGGAGGCCCTGCGCGCCGTGGCCGGCGCCGGCTCCATCACACCCGTGGAGCTGGACGTGGCCGACCCCGCCTCCATCGCCACCTGTGCCCGCCTGCTCGACATGCAGGGCCAGGCCGTGGACATCCTGGTCAACAATGCCGCCGTCCTGGTGCGGGGCGACGCGCTGACGGTGGACGAGACCGACATCCTGGAATCCCTCCAGGTGAACCTGCTGGGCGCCTGGCGCTGCTGTCGGACCTTCATGCCGCCCATGATCGCACGGGGCTGGGGTCGCGTGGTCAACGTCTCCTCGGGCTGGGGCTCCTTCACCCAGGGCATGGCTGGACCCGCCTCCTACAGCGTCAGCAAGGCCGCCCTCAACGCTCTCACAGTGTCTTTGTCACACGGGCTGCCGCCGGGAGTGCTGGTCAACGCCGTCAGTCCCGGCTGGGTGCGGACCCGCATGGGTGGGCCGGAGGCCGACCGCAGCCCCGACGAGGGCGCCCGCGGCCTCTTGCGGCTCGCCCTGCTGCCTGAGGGCGGACCCAGCGGCCGCTTCATCCGCGATGAAGAGGAGGTCGGCTGGTAG
- a CDS encoding SPFH domain-containing protein codes for MEKEERVHDRHDPRHGSRTQGEHVSLGGTLRAVVFILPVAVLALILLSMSSRGAMTLTSAIMVLAILMIILGIVVSGIRVAAQWERGVVLRLGNFRSVKGPGPLYIVPIFESVRFIDTRLLVLNIPRQKVITKDNVPAEIDGALFFMVSDSQKAVITIQDFRFAVAQYAQAALRDIVGGLTLDELLSEREQIQAHIKEHVEQRVKDWGLSVDSIQLQDIELPEDLKRMMSRQASAEREKRATITKAEGDMLAATNLAEAARIMSASPITLQLRTLQMIDGLGASQSNTVILFPAQMGELLESLAAGRARANE; via the coding sequence GTGGAGAAGGAAGAACGTGTTCATGACAGGCATGACCCTCGACATGGCAGCAGGACCCAGGGGGAACATGTGTCGTTGGGCGGAACCCTGCGCGCCGTTGTCTTCATCCTGCCCGTGGCGGTGCTTGCCCTGATCCTGTTGTCCATGTCATCCCGCGGGGCCATGACGCTGACCTCGGCGATCATGGTGTTGGCAATCCTGATGATAATCCTTGGCATCGTTGTATCGGGCATCCGCGTTGCAGCCCAATGGGAGCGCGGAGTCGTCCTGCGCCTAGGCAATTTCCGCTCGGTCAAGGGCCCCGGACCACTCTACATTGTTCCAATCTTCGAGAGTGTCCGCTTCATCGATACCCGCCTGCTGGTCTTGAACATTCCTCGGCAGAAGGTCATCACCAAGGACAATGTGCCGGCGGAGATCGATGGCGCGCTCTTCTTCATGGTTTCGGACAGCCAGAAGGCGGTGATCACAATCCAGGACTTCCGTTTTGCCGTAGCGCAGTATGCCCAGGCTGCACTTAGGGACATCGTCGGCGGATTGACCTTGGACGAACTGCTCTCGGAACGGGAGCAAATCCAGGCCCACATCAAGGAGCATGTGGAGCAGCGGGTCAAGGATTGGGGACTGAGCGTGGATTCCATCCAGCTCCAGGACATCGAGCTGCCGGAGGATCTGAAGCGAATGATGTCCAGGCAGGCGTCCGCTGAAAGGGAGAAGCGCGCCACCATCACCAAGGCCGAGGGCGACATGCTGGCGGCGACGAATCTGGCGGAGGCAGCCAGGATCATGTCGGCCAGCCCCATCACCCTGCAACTTCGGACCCTGCAGATGATCGACGGCCTGGGTGCCAGCCAGTCCAACACGGTCATTTTGTTTCCCGCGCAGATGGGGGAGCTGCTTGAAAGCCTTGCCGCCGGTCGTGCCAGGGCCAACGAATAG
- a CDS encoding T9SS type A sorting domain-containing protein, with amino-acid sequence MLQTNFEQVYDPAAFELVHIDTDNASAAALHAHWDQYNPTFLVLTGCASIYSQYGNNYIPYNVILDTDGIVRYTASGFSEGAMHNIINQYMSVAYPVFTVQSLAIVSDDNGDGRPDGGETIHYDLSLRNSPIAVPANGCTVVMTCSDPAVTITQNTVTFPAAQPGETVEGSGPFVYTVAAGIEPHWATFSFAYSAPYNGGTATGTLTHTQRIGRPATLLVDSDGGMDDNESFVTSALDLAGIGHDVWSGLNNPLAADEMGRYERILWLGGIKQNDVTDAEEAGLRTFLDGGGRLLLSSQFMSTNPARADFLADYFGVTVTDTDAGSVFVIDGVAGDTWFDGTAFVITGVQGANNSQDPDVLDVTAPGVVFGTWRQVANAPAAVYTTGTPYAAIFCGFPVEATRIHSSVTGSMNMPMFLEHVMDYFMGTGVTPAPAAGPQDFRLVQATPNPFNPTTTVEYRLEREGAVALAVFNTLGQELRRLEAGRQAAGTHARTLDGAELASGLYLVRLVVDGLPRDAMKVMLVK; translated from the coding sequence GTGCTTCAAACCAACTTTGAGCAAGTCTACGATCCCGCCGCCTTCGAACTGGTCCACATCGACACGGACAACGCCTCAGCGGCCGCCCTGCATGCCCATTGGGACCAGTACAACCCCACCTTCCTGGTGTTGACGGGCTGCGCCAGCATCTACAGCCAATACGGCAACAACTACATACCATACAACGTCATTCTGGACACAGACGGTATCGTCCGCTACACGGCTAGCGGGTTCAGTGAAGGCGCGATGCACAACATCATCAACCAGTACATGTCGGTTGCTTATCCTGTGTTCACCGTGCAATCGCTGGCCATCGTCTCCGACGACAACGGGGACGGCCGGCCCGACGGCGGCGAGACCATCCACTACGACCTGAGCTTGCGCAACAGCCCCATCGCCGTCCCCGCCAACGGCTGCACGGTGGTCATGACCTGCAGCGACCCGGCCGTGACCATCACCCAGAACACCGTCACCTTCCCAGCCGCCCAACCGGGCGAGACCGTGGAAGGGAGCGGCCCCTTCGTCTACACCGTCGCCGCCGGCATCGAGCCGCACTGGGCCACCTTTAGCTTCGCGTACTCGGCCCCCTACAACGGCGGCACGGCCACGGGCACGCTGACCCACACCCAGCGCATTGGCCGCCCGGCCACCTTGCTGGTGGATAGCGACGGCGGCATGGACGACAACGAGAGCTTCGTCACCTCCGCCCTGGATCTGGCCGGGATCGGCCACGACGTCTGGTCCGGCTTGAACAATCCCCTGGCCGCCGACGAAATGGGCCGCTATGAGCGCATCCTGTGGCTGGGCGGCATCAAGCAGAACGACGTCACCGACGCCGAGGAGGCTGGTCTGCGCACCTTCCTGGACGGCGGAGGACGGCTGCTCTTGTCGAGCCAGTTCATGTCCACCAATCCCGCCCGGGCCGACTTCCTGGCCGACTACTTCGGCGTGACCGTGACCGACACCGATGCCGGCTCCGTCTTCGTGATCGATGGCGTGGCGGGCGACACCTGGTTCGACGGCACCGCCTTCGTCATCACCGGCGTGCAGGGCGCCAACAACAGCCAGGATCCCGACGTGCTGGACGTGACGGCACCCGGCGTGGTCTTCGGCACCTGGCGGCAGGTGGCCAACGCCCCGGCGGCGGTTTACACCACCGGCACGCCCTACGCCGCCATATTCTGCGGTTTCCCCGTTGAGGCCACGCGCATCCATTCCTCGGTCACCGGTTCCATGAACATGCCCATGTTCCTCGAGCACGTCATGGACTACTTCATGGGGACCGGCGTGACGCCGGCGCCGGCGGCCGGCCCGCAGGACTTCCGCCTGGTGCAGGCCACGCCCAACCCCTTCAATCCGACCACCACGGTGGAATATCGCCTGGAGCGGGAAGGCGCGGTGGCGCTGGCCGTCTTCAACACCCTGGGGCAGGAGCTGCGGCGTCTTGAGGCGGGCCGCCAGGCGGCGGGCACCCACGCCCGCACCCTGGACGGCGCCGAGCTGGCCAGCGGCCTCTACCTCGTGCGGCTGGTGGTGGACGGCCTGCCCCGCGACGCGATGAAGGTCATGCTGGTCAAGTGA